A section of the Amblyomma americanum isolate KBUSLIRL-KWMA chromosome 2, ASM5285725v1, whole genome shotgun sequence genome encodes:
- the LOC144118560 gene encoding uncharacterized protein LOC144118560, protein MSRNPPPVLSDTGEASRLSRLFSESASRASRASRSAARAVGRSIATEMTVALSEATVSRRPFYPTETEVEAEPRSPATFSWDASLLAASASVFWVLLDVLVKLNPSIPTPKLLFHVSVGVFAGSMSLMSGVAEPYGPLPMQPLLFMRSVGVSGSLFARIFSLRFLTVVDAFTVSSLGPVLSAVPTCVTREGATVGRVLPLCMGALALALLGYVNGSATDVTAARRFMAGCVLTLTASVLRATVRQFNDAVSDVPSVVQAFHFSFVSLIVSCVLVVMFDSMKHLYDDIDMGTMVLLAQVSFAYIFSLTKARNLVNYYVVNVFLYVLDAFLSMAASHFVLEEGPGLYSYCAALLVMAAVVIVEVCRVGQLHLDFCRRHSWWNLLNAPIVPRPRPPPFRGMARAST, encoded by the exons ATGTCGCGCAACCCTCCACCTGTCCTCTCGGACACGGGCGAAGCGTCCCGCTTGTCACGACTCTTCTCCGAGTCGGCGTCGCGGGCCTCCCGGGCGTCGCGGTCCGCCGCGCGAGCTGTGGGTCGCAGCATCGCCACCGAGATGACAGTTGCGCTGAGCGAGGCGACCGTCTCCCGGCGGCCCTTCTACCCGACCGAAACCGAAGTGGAGGCGGAGCCGCGCAGCCCGGCCACCTTCTCCTGGGACGCCTCGCTGCTGGCGGCCAGCGCCAGCGTCTTCTGGGTGCTGCTCGACGTGCTGGTCAAGCTGAACCCGTCCATCCCGACgcccaagctgctcttccacGTCTCGGTGGGCGTCTTCGCTGGCAGCATGTCACTCATGTCGGGCGTCGCCGAGCCGTACGGCCCGCTGCCGATGCAGCCGCTGCTCTTCATGCGCAGCGTGGGCGTTTCTGGCTCGTTATTCGCGCGCATCTTTTCGCTGCGTTTCTTGACCGTGGTGGACGCGTTCACCGTCAGCAGCCTGGGGCCCGTGCTCTCCGCCGTGCCGACGTGCGTGACCCGAGAGGGCGCCACCGTGGGACGCGTCCTGCCGCTGTGCATGGGCGCCCTGGCGCTGGCCCTGCTGGGCTACGTCAACGGCAGCGCCACCGACGTGACGGCGGCGCGACGCTTCATGGCTGGCTGCGTGCTCACCCTGACGGCGTCGGTGCTGCGCGCCACGGTGCGCCAGTTCAACGACGCCGTGTCGGACGTTCCCAGCGTGGTGCAGGCCTTCCACTTTTCCTTCGTCAGCCTGATAGTGTCGTGCGTGCTCGTCGTCATGTTCGACAGCATGAAGCATCTGTACGACGACATCGACATGGGCACCATGGTGCTCCTGGCGCAG GTGAGCTTCGCGTACATCTTCTCGCTGACCAAGGCGCGCAACCTGGTGAACTACTACGTGGTGAACGTGTTCTTGTACGTGCTGGACGCCTTCCTCTCCATGGCAGCGTCGCACTTCGTGCTCGAGGAGGGGCCCGGCCTCTACAGCTACTGCGCCGCCCTGCTCGTCATGGCCGCCGTGGTGATCGTCGAGGTCTGCAGGGTGGGACAGCTGCACCTCGACTTCTGCAGACGCCACAGCTGGTGGAACCTGCTCAACGCGCCCATTGTGCCCCGCCCGCGCCCGCCGCCCTTCCGCGGCATGGCCAGGGCTTCCACCTAG